DNA sequence from the Geobacter sp. AOG2 genome:
GCAATGCACCGGTTGTCCCAAAGGGTCCGTTGCAACGGGAACAGCTCTCCAGTGCGGGGCGATAGCCCAGGATATTCAACAGGTTGATCTCGAAAAAACGGCGGTCGCCATCATCGGCTGCCGTTTCCATTTCCAGACGGTCCAGGTATGCGGCCAGTAACCGGTAGAGCCGCGGCAGCGGGTGCCCTTCGGGGGTCATGGCTTCCACCACCTCGCAGGCATAGAGCGCATGGGCAATGGCGGACAGATCGCCGCGGATGCGGGGATAGATGGTGACGATCTCGGCCTGTTGAAGACCTGCAAGGCCGTCTTTAACCCGCACCTGGGCCTCGATACGGGCAAAGGCCTCCAGCGCCGCCCCGAAACGCTTGCGGCTGGTGCGCGCGCCGCGGGCAAAGGCCTTGATGCGGCCATGCTCCAGGGAAAACAACGATGCGATCCGGTCGCTGTCGCCGTAATCGATGGTCGAGATTACTATGGCCTGGAGCTTTTCGGCATGCATGGGTCGCCTATTGATCTATTGTAAAGTAGGTTGGATTTATTTATTCTAGGCTACAAGACAAGGCAAGAAAAAAAGTTCACGTATCTCTTTCCCAAGAGGAGGCCGCATGGCCCGTTTCTTTCCATTGGTAGCTATGGTTGCCCTGAGTCTGTTCACCATGACCGCCTGTGCCCCCGTCGGCAGGCAGGTAATGGGCGACCCCCAGGACCCCTATCCGCTCGCAGCGCCGCCCCGGATCGGCCAGGTCGTCCATCTGCCGACCGGCATCCTGGTCAGCCCGGAGCAGATGCTGGCCGTAGCGGGAGACGCACGCATCGTCTATGTGGGTGAGACCCATGACAACCCGGCTTCCCACCGTTTGGAGCTCCAGGTCCTTCAGGCCCTTGCCGAACGCTATCCCGACCGGGTGGCGCTGGGCATGGAGATGTTCGTGCGGTCCCAGCAGCCGATCCTTGACCGCTGGGTTGCCGGAAAGCTGGATGAAAAGGCCTTTCTCAAGGAATCCCGCTGGTTCGAAATCTGGAATATGGATTTTGCCTACTACAGGGACCTGCTGAACTTTGCCCGCGAACGGCACATCCCGGTCATCGCCCTGGATGCCGAGAAAAACCTGGTGCGGGCGGTACGCAGCAAGGCGCCGGAGCAGCTTAGCCCGGCAGAGCGGGCCCAATTGCCGGAACTCGACCTGGCCGACCCGTATGAGCGAGGTTTGGTGACGGCCGTCTTCGGCGATCACATTCATGGGGGAATGGTCCTCGACAATTTTGTCCACGCCCAGACCGTGCGGGACGAAACCATGGCCGAATCGGCGGCCCGCTACCTGGCAAGCCCGGCAGGACAGGGCAAACATCTGCTGGTGGTCGCCGGCGGCGATCATGTCAGCAACGGTTTCGGCATTCCGCGCCGGGTTTTCCGCCGCCTTCCCACATCCTATGTTATCATCGGCGGCAAGGAGATCAATCTCTCTCCCGAGAAGAAGAGCCGTTTGATGCACGTCGATATTCCCGATTTCCCCATGGTGCCCTACGATTTCCAGGTGTACCAGGCCTATGAGGACCTGCCGGAGACGGGGGTCCGCCTCGGCGTGATGATCGAACCGGCGCGAACCGGCCACGGTCTGGAAGTGAAGGCGGTGCTGCCCGGTTCCAACGCCGACCGCACGGGCCTGAAACAGGGAGACCTGTTGCTTTCCTTCGACGGCGAGAGGCTGACCGACAACTTTGACCTGACCTATGCCGTGCAGCAGAAACACCCCGGCGACCGCGGGGTCGTGCAGGTCGAGCGGCAGGGCGCGGTCCTGAAGCTGGAGGTCGTGTTCCAGGCGACACGGAAAGACCATCAACACGGCAAACCGTAACCGGGGGAGCCGGGAGGGGCTCATGGACAGGAAACGCGTGGGTATCGTGCTGTTCGACGAGATTGAGGTGCTCGACTTCTGCGGACCGTTCGAGGTCTTTTCCACGGTGCGGCTCAACGAGGCAAAGCGACGCGAGGAGCCCTCACCCTTCGAGGTGTTGCTGGTGGCCGAGAACAACGATCCCGTCACCACCTCGGGCGGGATGAGGGTCGTGCCCGGCGTCACCTTCGCAACCTGCCCGAGGCTGGATATCCTTGTGGTGCCGGGCGGTTGGGGTACCCGGAGGGAACTGGACAACCCGGTGATGCTCCAATGGCTGCGCGAGCGCAATGCCGAGGTGGAAACGCTGACCTCGGTATGTACCGGGGCCATGCTGTTGGGCTGTGCCGGCCTGCTCGACGGGCTGCATGCCACGACCCACTGGCGCTCCCTGGACTGGATGCGCGACTCGTTTCCCGCCGTGACGGTGGAATACGGCCAGCATGTGGTGGAGGACGGGCGCGTCGTTACGTCCGCCGGGATCTCGGCCGGCATCGACATGGCGCTCACGGTGGTCGCCCGCTACCATGGCGGGGAGGTGGCGCGGGCCACGGCCCGGCACATGGAGTACCCGTATCCTGAGTCGAATGCCCGGAGAATAGTATTGTAGGCTTTTTTGCTTATGAGGATCATTAATGCCTCTGTGAATTTTATCCGGCAGTTTTTTGTAAATGACGTATTTTACCTCCATAACCTCTTTATTCTTCGCAGAGGTTCAGTACCTTTTTGCCATTTCTTTTCTGGCGTTAGGCCACTTGTCCTGTTCATCAAGCCCGCACATGAGATAGGCAGCCTCCACGGTGTTTCGGCTGACCGAAAGTTCGTCAGCCAAATCCCTGACGGAGGGGAGCTTGAAATCCGCGGACATCTGCCCCGAGAGAACTCGTTCTCTTATCTGATTATAGAGTTGTTTGTAGAGCGGTATATCCCCGTTGTTATTCAGAATGAACATGGCGCCCCACTTCTCCGAGTAGTTTCCAGCCCGTCTCGGAAAAAAGCCTAGGGCATCCTTGAAAGGTCGTCAAGGGGAAACCGACACCTGACGGAATGCAGATATCACCTGATCGAATGGGTCCAGTTGTTGGGATGCAATAAAACTAAAGAGAGTCTAAGGAGAAAATCATGATTCCGGATAAACTGTTGGAAGTGCTGAAACACGATGGGGTCGTTGCCATTGCGACCCTTGGAGAAGAAGGTCCGCATATGGTCAATACCTGGAACAGTTACGTGAGAATCTCCGAGGATGGCCGCTTGTTGATTCCTGCCGGTTACATGCACCGCACGGAGGCGAACATCGCCTTCAACAACAACGTATTGATTACGTTGGGAAGCAGCAAGGTAGCAGGCAATCTCGGTCCGGGCATCGGTTTCCTTATCAAGGGTACGGCGCATTTTATTACTACCGGACCGGATTTCGATGTAATCAAGGCGAAGTTCGCGTGGGCACGGGCCACCGTGGCTGTCACCATTGAGACGGTCACCCAGACGTTGTAATTGGGAGGTCCGCGGGGCAGGGCGCAATTACAGGGATCAGTGCGCCTCGCTCCAGTTCTTCCCGTAGCTGATATCCACCTTGAGCGGCACCTTCAATTCCACGGCGCGGGACATCTCCTCCTCCACCAACAACTCCATGGGGAGCAGTTCCTCCTCCGGTATCTCGAAGACCAGTTCGTCGTGCACCTGCATGGTCAGACGGCTTTTCAGTCCCTCAGCCCGTATCCGTGCGTCCACCCGGATCATGGCGCTCTTGATGATGTCTGCCGCCGAGCCCTGGATGGGGTAGTTGATGGCGTTGCGCTGGGCAAAGGCCCGCACGTTGCCGTTCGTGCTCTGGATGTCGGGTATGGGGAGCCGCCTGCCCAGGATGGTGGTGACGTATCCTGTCTCTTCCGCCTGGCGGATACAGGAATCCAGGAAGCCGACCGCGCCGCTGTGGCGTTCCTTGTAGGCGGCGATGAACTCCTCGGCGGTCTTGCGGGCGATGCCCAACTGCTTTGCCAGGCTAAAGGCCCCCTGGCCGTAGATGATGCCGAAATTGATGGTCTTGGCCTGGCGGCGCATCTCGCTGGTGACCATCTCGGGGAACAGGCCGAAGACCTCTGCCGCGGTGCGGGTGTGGATGTCCTCGTCGTGGGCGAAGGCGTGGCAGAATACCTGGTCGCCGGAGAGGTGGGCCAGCACGCGCAGCTCGATCTGGGAGTAGTCGGCCGAGAGGATGACATGCCCCGGCGGGGCGATGAAGGCGTGGCGGATACGGCGCCCCTCGTCGGTGCGGACCGGGATGTTCTGCAGATTGGGATCTGAGGACGAGAGCCGCCCGGTGGCGGTGACGGTCTGGTTGTAGGAGGTGTGCACCCGGCCGGTTTTGGGGCAGACCAGGCGCGCCAGGGCGTCGCTGTAGGTTGACTTGAGTTTGGTAAGTCCGCGGTAATCCACGATCA
Encoded proteins:
- a CDS encoding ChaN family lipoprotein, yielding MARFFPLVAMVALSLFTMTACAPVGRQVMGDPQDPYPLAAPPRIGQVVHLPTGILVSPEQMLAVAGDARIVYVGETHDNPASHRLELQVLQALAERYPDRVALGMEMFVRSQQPILDRWVAGKLDEKAFLKESRWFEIWNMDFAYYRDLLNFARERHIPVIALDAEKNLVRAVRSKAPEQLSPAERAQLPELDLADPYERGLVTAVFGDHIHGGMVLDNFVHAQTVRDETMAESAARYLASPAGQGKHLLVVAGGDHVSNGFGIPRRVFRRLPTSYVIIGGKEINLSPEKKSRLMHVDIPDFPMVPYDFQVYQAYEDLPETGVRLGVMIEPARTGHGLEVKAVLPGSNADRTGLKQGDLLLSFDGERLTDNFDLTYAVQQKHPGDRGVVQVERQGAVLKLEVVFQATRKDHQHGKP
- a CDS encoding DJ-1/PfpI family protein, with translation MDRKRVGIVLFDEIEVLDFCGPFEVFSTVRLNEAKRREEPSPFEVLLVAENNDPVTTSGGMRVVPGVTFATCPRLDILVVPGGWGTRRELDNPVMLQWLRERNAEVETLTSVCTGAMLLGCAGLLDGLHATTHWRSLDWMRDSFPAVTVEYGQHVVEDGRVVTSAGISAGIDMALTVVARYHGGEVARATARHMEYPYPESNARRIVL
- the recO gene encoding DNA repair protein RecO; this encodes MHAEKLQAIVISTIDYGDSDRIASLFSLEHGRIKAFARGARTSRKRFGAALEAFARIEAQVRVKDGLAGLQQAEIVTIYPRIRGDLSAIAHALYACEVVEAMTPEGHPLPRLYRLLAAYLDRLEMETAADDGDRRFFEINLLNILGYRPALESCSRCNGPFGTTGALLQESGEPVCRACATTGRPLHSATLKALNACMATGTFGKVVFPADLLVEGGILLDRSIATHAGRRLKSLEFLTQVTQPGSPPD
- a CDS encoding pyridoxamine 5'-phosphate oxidase family protein gives rise to the protein MIPDKLLEVLKHDGVVAIATLGEEGPHMVNTWNSYVRISEDGRLLIPAGYMHRTEANIAFNNNVLITLGSSKVAGNLGPGIGFLIKGTAHFITTGPDFDVIKAKFAWARATVAVTIETVTQTL
- a CDS encoding GntR family transcriptional regulator, with amino-acid sequence MFILNNNGDIPLYKQLYNQIRERVLSGQMSADFKLPSVRDLADELSVSRNTVEAAYLMCGLDEQDKWPNARKEMAKRY